GGATAAAGGCAGCAGGAGAAAACGGCAAAACTTACCCAAAAATATGTACAGCCGCGGCACGTTCGTCTTCTCTTCGGCGAGCTTGAAGAATTGGGTCCACGGTTTCGACTCATCCTTCAGCGATGCGTCGATCGATCCACGGATTTCTTCGATTTTGTTTGCCATTGCGAACCGTTGTTTGCGCGGATTTAACTGATTAGTTCCTGCCTAATTAGTGGCAATCCAGACGATGATGGATCCCCGTGGCGTTCGCCGGGTTTCGTGTGATGTAATTCGGTGCAATCCGACAATCCGGTGGCACACAAGAGGACGCATGCAaccccggcacggcacggttaGCGAAtggcatgaaatgaaaaaggtTAAATATTCAGAAACTCGTAAAGCCACACAGTAGTCGGTGGAAGAGATTCTCCGGTTATGTTCAATTTCCACTTTAACGTCCGGATGCCGGAATTGAAAAGGTTTCTTTTCCGCAATATGCTAATTACAAGCGGATCCCTTCGGCGCATCCACCATGGCGATGCGGACCTCTAACGCAACAGTTTATAGCACCCGCCATACGTGAGAATAAAAAGGACACCAACGCCAGATCCTGTTTTTCCAAACTAATTCGATTTTGGTTTCGCAACGGTTTTTCCAGAACAAAACTTCACACACTTGCCGAAAAGTGGCGTTACGCGTGGGGTAGGGAAGGTCGGGCAGGAGTCCTGCAGGACCTTTTTTACTATCACTTGCCTGAAAAAGGACACGCTCGTCGTTCAGCCGATTGTCTCACTCCAACGGTTTCTCAGAAAATGAAGCCGCGCCGGGCGACATTTTGCACTAACAccgcgacaacaacaaccgtcgTGTGTAGTGGTGAGCGATCGAATCTTGCAGTGGTGTGCGTTTTGGGGAGCCGTTTGTCTTGGGTCGTTGAAGCCAGGTTcactttgaaattgaaaaatcaactcttttcgttttctaaagtgccgtttggtttttgataAGCACCATGAGATTAATGCTGAAGAAAAATGTGGTATTTACCCGAAGCGGACTACGCATTCGCTAGCATTCTCTGAGATTGCTGGAAACTGTAAACTAACCCGTGTATGAAAATCCGGGTATGATACAAACAAAAGATGTAAAAATCTTTCAAGCTTTTCAGTTTTAATTTTCTACAACTCGCTTATAACTTAAGTTTAGAAAATAAGCTGTTCTGTTTTATGCTTCGGCCTGTTCGTTCAAGCCGGCTTGTCAGCTAGGTTCATGGACCACCCtgtcgtttgttgttgctcccaGATGACACGCACACCAATCCAATCTGTCATCCGGACGAGTTTGGCGGTTGATggcaaaaagtggaaaaggattCGGATTTGGCCGGAAATTGAATATCTCGTGAAACATGAACAAAAACTCTCTTTTCGATATCGATGGTAGTGTTCTGGAAGGGGTAAGTTTGTAGTTATCAGAGGCCACTGCCAGATAAACCTTTAAATCTTTCCGTTATTCACCAGGGAGGACAAATTCTGCGGATGGCTTTATGCTTCAGCGCTCTCACGAGAACACCGGTGAGGATAAGACAGATACGGCAAGGACGCAAAAAACCGGGTCTGGCCGCTCAACATCTGGCCGGAGTGGAGCTGCTGCGCGATATGTGCCAAGGCCGTGTCAACGGAGCATCGCTAGGTTCAACGGAAATCGAATTCTATCCAAATCACATCGGACAAGGACGATTTTGTGGACACGTCCAGACTGCAGGGTAAGGAGTCGCTGTTTGCCGATGTGATGTGGCTACTAACTCATACTGTACGGGTTACAGGAGTATTTCACTTTTGCTACAGGCTGCCCTGCCAATAGCCATCTTCGCTCCCGGACCTATTACTCTCGATTTACGTGGCGGTACCAACGCAGATATGGCTCCACAGGTGGACTTTCTGTCGGAAATATTCCGCCCGAACCTGGAACGATTCGGAGCTTCTTTCGATTTTGATCTCCTCCGACGAGGATACTTCCCGAAGGGTGGTGGTCACTGCAGTGTCGCTGTAAAGCCCGTACATTCCCTCCGACCGGTTCAACTGACGGACGCCGGAAGGGTACAAAGTTTCTTCGGATGGAGCTACGTTGCAGGATCGTTACCAATAAAGGTTGGTATTGGTTTGTTTGGCTGCCGCATGTTGTCATGATGATAATTCTTACTTTTTCGTCCACCCCAGATTGCTCACGAAATGTCGAGTGGCGCGAGATCGATTCTGCAGCAGATTGGGCCCGGTAAAATCGACATTCAAGTTTACAAAGAAAGCCCAGATGTGGCACCAGAGGGAAACTGTTCCGGGATTATGTAAGTACACCAACGGAAATCAAGTTTGTTCATATAATCTAGCTGTGAGATGGTCTTTGAATGGTTTCAGATTAGGCTGTGAGACGAACACTGGTGCCATTCTTGGTGGATCCGCACTTGGCGGCCGGGGGAAACAAAATGGACAGTGTGGAGCAGAGGCTGCACAGGAGATTCAAAGTGCAATTCAGGCCGGCGCTTGCGTTGATCGACACGTTCAGGACATGGTGATCATTCTGATGGCCCTGGCAGACGGTCGTAGCCGCATCCGTACGGAACCGTTGACTATGCATACCAAAACGGCTATCTACATATCGGAGCTGATGACAAAGGTTCGTAGATGGTGTAGCTCTGCAATGATCGGAATCGTAACCAGTtgactttctttttttaaaggCAAAATTCAacataattgaaaacaatgGCCAGAATGTGGTAATCGAGTGTGACGGTATCGGTTTGCTGAATCCGTTTCAATAACTTCACCTTCCTGATTGGGGTGTGAACACCTATTTCTACGGTAAcagaaggaaggatggaaaagATCCTGTGATTAGCGTAAATCAAGTAAAAAGTTCTCTTAAACTTTTAATATTGTGTTGCGCATTTGCTTTAAACCGACAGTTTGACGTCCAAACTCGCGATAACTGTCATTTGCAAAATATATTTCTCAATTTTGAGTAACTCTTATGACAAACTATCAAGATTGTTACCTAGGCATGACCATTGATGGTGCTTATTTATTAAAAAGctatattcttcttcttttacgaACCTATCAGTACCGATTTTAACGATCATCATGTTGCCCAAGTCCATACGATCAGTTTAAATCAATTAGGACCAATGGCGTCCATTTTGACTCATTAATTCATAAAGGATTTCCTTTTGATTAGGGATTGCGTCTGTTAGTACATCGTCCATTCTCATAACTAATGCCATGGCCGCCTGGATGCTCTTGGATTGGGCTGGATTGGTGTTTTTTTACTTTGAGTATAATCTTCAGATGGTATGTTTTCTGGTGAccaaaaacttttttttactaatATGCGTAAACACCACGCTTTCTAGAAACAATTACTAACTACTTCTTCGTTGATAGCACCAATGTATGTCCACCATGTCTTTATAGCGTTGATCTGTAACATCTGTTCGGCATTCCGCTTCCGAAATTGATGGTGAAACATATGCCTAAAACATGCAATACCTCACTAAGGCCATACAATAATATTGAGAATCATTGCGTGGTCATCGTGATAATTCGTGGATTTACATTTCGAAAAGGACGCCTTAAAACTGGACACAAACGTTTCGAGACTTGATGAGGTAGGATGTAACCAACTGCGTAGTGTGTATTGGCGCTGGAAGCTTATGAATGATACAGAAAAGAGCGGAGGTGGCACACGATGCCCATTCCGGTCTGGCGACGCCTGGTCAGACCACTGACGGCCACTGACCAACACCGTGCGGCACCCACGCATCACGCTCATATGGACAGTTTCATGGCTCCAGCGTGCACCCTAGTGGTGCGGGTGAcgcgtgcgacgacgacggacgacgaatATGAACGAAGGCAACTTCCCACTACAAAACCTCCGTTCCATGCCGCCGTGCCCCAAATGATCGATCCTCGCGGTCGCTCTGAAGCATCCACTTGGAGCTGGCCGTTTTCCAGCCGCGCAGCTCAGAGGGTGAGCGATGGtttggggggagaggggacagGGAAAGAATGGAGCAGACATCAGAAGAGGTtgctgtttctctttttctaaCTGTGACTGCCGGTGCTGTTGCGATGGCAAGCGCGTGCGTACCGAACAACGAGTTCCCCGACGCACGATGTGGCCCTCCGGCGTGGCCTTCTCGCTTCGTCGTCGCACAGGCGGTCggacggttggtcggtcggttggttggttggttggttggttcggtttgaGGTGGACGTAGGTGGATCCTCCAAAGCGTCGAGAGCGTACGAGCGAGCGTGTCGCTCCGACGTTCGACTTGGATACTAATAATAAAACATCGTCGCCTCTCATTCACTCCTTTGGTGTCCCACCCCCCTCCACACCTACCATCCTGGTGACCGTGTGGAGGCGCGGTATGCTGTGTGTGGTGGGTGTTGATGGATGCTGGGGAAGCCAGtggagaagggaaagggagagggggggggggggtgtaaaGTGTTTCCATCTTTGGCCATCAcacttctcgctcgctctcgcacgcGCGCTCTTGCTCTTCTACGCGTGAAAGATTCCATTTCCTGTCGCCCACGTGCTGTCACCGTGCTGTTCGCTCCTCGCTGCCACCCCAGCCGGGGCCCAGCCTAGCCCACCCTCTCGTACGGTCGATTCGGTCGTCTTCTCATTCGGAAGTGGAGGTGTTTTCGGGTTTGTTTCTTACTTCCCTTCATTGTACCCGCGGCGACGTCAAGCTGCCGCCAAGGGCCACGCTCACTCGCAGTGTTACACGCTACACCCACACGCAGCTACACCTCTCTGAAGCTGCCGGAACACCTCCATCTTCCCATCCACCGTCTCGCCGTCCTTCCTTGCCTTGCTTCCGATGCGGCTCGCCGTGATGCTTGTATCAATGAACTGCGACGACGATATTTTTAGCGGTTTGAATAAAACTCATTTTTACTATTTACACTTCCCTCGTGAATGCTCACGAACTCATCGTGTTTCATCCCGATGTTCGATCACGGAGGCATCGGGCGTCTCTACGCAACGGACAACCCGGTGTTGGTCGGGAATTAagaatgaaatgatgaaatggcGTGGCGTACGCGTGCCAACGGTTTCGAGGACGGACACTGCTCTCGCCCAACAATGTGGGAAAGCCATTAAggccattttctctctctctctcgctttccctATTAGCTGCATAAAATCGCGATTCACGCTTCCAAAGGAATTATTTGAGAACCATTCAAATATCAGCGACCAATGGCCCTAATTAGTGTAGCCCACGCTGGACAATGCAAGATGCTGCAAAGTTTGAACTCGTTGAAACACTTTAGATACTAGATATTAGATATGAGAAGACGAGAGCAATTGAATTTCTAAGTTAAAAGATGGCGTTTAATGGCCGAATGGCGTCCATAAGCTTTGAACTACCGAATAACCCACGGGTAATCTATGAAGTTCCTAAAACTTATTAGATCTTCATAAGTTTAAGAAGCTTATTAGAATTTACTTTCCCATCTAACTAAATAGACAGTGGTTCTTGTTTGCTACAGAATAACCCCTCGCAGTGATCGATTAATCCCAATTAGGTAAAGTAATTGCCGATCAAACATATCAATATGTCCACCGGAACGGgaaattgcaataaatttgaTCGTTGATAAAGAGTTCGAATGTGTGGttcggtattttttttgtaccaGGTGTTTAGCACTTAAGTTTGCCAAACGACTTTCGCCCTTtccaaagtttttttttgtccacaATTTTGTGTCCTAAAAattgggtttttatttttaaattctaTTTCCATCCGACCGCCCTTGGGTTCATTCATGCTTGCATGTGGCTTCAGTGGGCTTACGACCAACGGAATCAACGAATCCAATCTGGTGCGGAAACCCATCCGCTGAAACAATACACAGCAAGACCAGCCACGGCCAGCTACAGTGTGCCTGGCCCCCGGGAGCGgatgtggtggtgtgccggtgcGCCAAGTTGATCGTAGCCGATCGACATAGTTAACGGCGAAGGGGGCAACCGTACAGCCGTTGGAGTTCCTTAAATGGTGAACATGCTGGTAAAAGCTGGGGATTCTCCGTTCTTTCCGATCGAATCggtgaaggaaaacatcaGGCCCTCGGCTCTGGCTGCCTccaccatcccaccatcccatgCCATTTGGACGTTTTCGTTTTGGAGCAGAAGCATAGAAATATGGCGGATGTGACTATGGTTTGGGCGTTTGTGGAACTGGCCCCTCTCCACTCCCTGTctaactctctctttctctctctctctctctctctctttttctctctcttctcgagCACACCCGAGCACCCCGCCGGAGAGGATACACAAActgttttatttataaatatcTAAGCACACGCATTGCACCCGAGGTAGCCGAGTTTCCGAGATAACCCaacctccccccacccccgggggaggatgGATTTGATGGAGATGCTGCCGGTTGGACCGGCAATGCTCCACtctgctagctgctgctgctgctgctcctgctgcaagATCGACTCCAATCCAATCATCTGCATCCCGTCTCGTTGCGTTCTTGGCAGGGAAGGGCAGAGAAGCTAGCTCTCCGGCCCAAACGATAGCTATTGATCCGCTGGAGGAAGTGATTTCCAGTTGGTTTCTATCCAAAATGCGCGGCCATAGGCGGGTGTTTCAATgtaaaaggttttttttcgagtgGAGAATGCTGAGACTAGACAGATCATTTGCATTCGTTTGTGAGTTGGTGTTTCGTAGTTCTTGTCCCCAGATCTCATGCAGAACCTGTTTATGAAGACGGTAGCCGGGATCCGTTTCACATAGTGTACGGAATGCCGAAGGTAGAAGGATGTAGTAAGGCATAACGTTTGATTGAAACGTCCCTCTGCTAAAACGTTGCATCGCTCATTTCATAAAGTATGTGCGTCGAGTTGAACGACGGACGCGGACCGTATGGTGCGGACACGAGAATTGCGGGGATCGCGGACGGgacacaccagcagccaggGGGCCTCATTCATCTCTGGTTTCTTGGCTTCACcgttggtgtgttggttggttggtgcggttgaatttgaatgaagtccaccaccaccggcttggcgtcgccgtcgtcgtcgtcgtcgtcgcgcataCGCGTTCACACTTTTCTGCTGGGTAGTAGACGACGCGCGTCTTCGACCGCCCTTGTGCCGATttacaaccccctcccttcccacaCACATtcatcccccccgggggctctCCCTCGGTTCCATCTACTGCGTTCGCTTACTATTAATCGCTCGAGAGCTGCGGCCATCCGACCACATTCACACAGACGCACCTCACCGAGCTCTCACGGGGGGACAGCCGGCTTGGGGGTGGGAAACACTGGTCGCTTTTGTCGCTCGAAACCTCGTTCccacgtaccaccaccagcgatccCCGTCGAAGAGTGAAGTGTGCCGCGGCGACGGCTGTTCGCATACATCGCATCCGCCACCTCTCgctgtagtagtagcagtggtagtagtagtagtagtacaaaTAGTTGTTGTATTGGTGGGCGGGAtggaggagagagggggggagggtgccaTGCGTCGCCTTCGAACGCACGACGTAATCATGAATGAATCGAGCTTCGAATCACAATCGGCAGAGTGCGTGATGTGGCGTGTAGCAGCTGGCACTGGGGCGAATGggggagcagaagaaggggtgAGCGGTTGAATCGCAGGACCCTTACCCCAATCCGGCACTTCcggcatcatcgatcgatcgatcgatcgatcgatcgatcgtacgaGTGTGCACTGTAGGACTTTCCGTGCGGTCGGTCGCAAGTGCATTCGACGACATTCGTAAGGGATGAGCAATTATCTCGAGCGCCTAGCTCCCTTCACCCCAGGCGTCCTGGGCGGTGgcctacgcacacacacacacatgcacacgcgaCCAGCTtattcttctcttcccccACGCCATACACACCCACGGCAGTAGTGTGTAACGAGCTGATCGTAGGCTTACGCCGTGAAACGGAAATGCAAACTGAGAGGACAAAGCAGGCCAGGGGGGGTTGGGAGATAGTGAATGTCACTTGAAACTCGCGCCTCGTCGAAAagatcagcagcagagagaaaaagaaagagaaaaagagagagagagagagagagagagagagagagaaaattacacaacgaaagaagaaaagagaaagatgaTCACGCACGCATTCGCGTTTCACTAAAGGAATcaaaggggtgtgtgtgtatacttACGGATTGATAAGTTATTTAGCAAAGTGTAGTCAGTGAAATAGTATGTTAAGAATACTCACAATAACACCAATATccctttcggttcgtttgtttAAGTATTTACACACTTCAATTTTTAGATTTCATTGacctttttttattcatcgttatttgttttattattgatCGATTCATTGCTCTactgatttatttttttacggATTTTTGTTTAAACAAGTTGCTATTCATTCACTTTTACTTATTTATTCCTTCATTAGTTTCGCTCTCTGGCCTACTGTCGCACACTAAGATCTAGTTATTCTTTTACGTTTGTAACGTTTGTTCAAGACCAGTATTGCCAATGAGTTTTGTATTacaaaatgtaataaaacaCACGCCACGTGGTAGCGATAAataatcgaaaacaaaaaaaaatagatccGACTTTGAACGGCCCTAGTCTAACCCAGTAACTTAGCAATCCGCACGGCAACGGTCGGAAacgatagtagtagtagtaggccatgTTATTGTGCGAAGATCACCACGCGTTCCGCGAACACGGGCCGCGCCGTGAGTGCGTGCGATGCGGGGATGCGTTGGTGCGTATTGGGGCGTTGGGCGACAGCGACACCGCATGATGGGGCGCGCATGGTGACCGCGACGGGgtaaggagagagagagagaaggagaaagggaagggagggaaggaaggaaggggtgcgcaggtgggggggaggggggtcgaATAATGATGCGCGTAGGCAAACGTAGAGTGGTGGAAGGAGACCTCTGCCTTTGCGCCCGTTTTgcgcgggagagagagacgatgatcatgatcgtGGAACCAAAAGGGGGGTGGATGGGTAGCCGGGGTGGGACCGATGGGGTGCCGGAGTGTTTATGCAAAATACAAATTGTGTATGCATGTATGCGTAGGTACGGTCCATTCGGTCGGTCGTAAGGCGACCgccacacgctgctgctgctgctgctgctaagggtTGGGTTGGTGTGTTTGAGGACGTGACGCGCGCTCAGCCCACccctgccccttcctcgatgctgatgctggtttcctcccctcccccttggcTCACGCAGCTCACTCGCACTTCCTGTCGATCGGCCCGGTCTGATAGCTGGAgtgagcgcgcgagcgcgcgcgcgctactcCCCAATAGACTCCCATTAAAATATACGCGCGCATGACCGGATGTACTTTCCGGCTTTAGTTAGCGAGTAGAGTAGAGTctcgcacaacaacagcagcagcagcagcagcagcagcaacggcggttCCTCTATATAGCCGGTACGCCGGGACTACGCAAtcgctcgactcgactcgactcggcCTCGTGTCGACTGCTTATACATCGCTGGTGAGGTGGTGGGCGCGCTACGCGCACCGCTCTGCGCCATGCCGACGATGAATGGGGATGATCATCCGGAATCCGGCCACCTATAGcaccccccccttttttttggccccGCACACCAGCTTAGATCTCCTcccttctttttcattttaatctcTCGCTTAACCCTCGCTTTGGCACGCCACACTCCCATCTAGTGTAAGCGAGCGTTCGTTTGGGGGTTCGTTCATTCGACCGGTTTGTTGGACCGGTGTGGCCTCCAGAGTGGGGCGAGAGTGagcaaatttaaattaaaaaaaaaaaaaagaaaaaactaaTCGTTCCATCCCTTAAAACCGCTTCACCTACCTCGGAGCGGCACCCGACCATAGGGCAGGAGGGCGCCTATGTAAAAGGGGGATGCCTTTAGGATGCGATCAGAAGTCAGATCTTTAAGTAAGCTTGAATGGCCcaagggagaagaagagcagcagaaaGTATCACTTCTCGCACAACTATCACTGTGGTGTGAATGTGGAAGTGAGAAAAGACAGGAAGCGGAAGTCATTAGGATCTTCTTTTGGGGCgggtttaaatgagagatcgTTGCTCGTACTTCAACATCTCTTAACCCTTTTGTAGTTTGGTACGTCACTGTAAGATTGGAGTAAAGAGGGTTGTGTGAATCCGTGTTGGTCTGTGAATTTAAATACCAAGCTCTGGTCCAATATCAGGCACCCTCTCTGCAATACTGAAATGGACCGAACGCACTGAGGTCATCGAAAGATGTGCGCGGTGCTATACGGACGGtcggtccagtccagtcctcCAGTCCAAAGGGTGGCCAGAACACGGGACCGGTGTAGAACCGAATTAGAGAGGCGAAACGCAAAGAGtcaacaaaccgaaccgaagcagtAAGCAAATTGCTGCACTGTTTAGATAGCCCCAGTTCCCCTcctcccgtccgtccgtccgtccgtctggtGTTCCTTCTTGGTGGCCGGAATTGACTTTTAAAGTCCAATTGGCCGTGTTGGGTCTTGTGGTGGAGTATAGACTTATCCAGGACCCTGCCAGGGGGATGACGGAAGGAGGGTAGTAGAGTGCGGATGGACCGCGAGCGAGGTGTTTGAGCTACACAACACGAAAACAGAACACAGATgctgatacacacacagacgagcgCTCGAGCGTTCTTGTGGTGGAGTAGAATTGTAACGGGTAATACAGGAAGGGCCAGTGACTACCGTGGGCAAAGTGTGGTGGATGGGGAGCGGGGgtagaaaggaagggaagggaagggagatgaACGATCGGGACAGAGCAGAACGGCGAGCGGCGAGGGATGGCAAAGCGATAAAGCGATACGCACGTTGCCTACATCTCTAGATCAATGGCGTAAACGCGATCGAATTGACCGAGAATGACAGAGCGaaatagatagagagatagagcgagatagagagatagagagaaagagagaaaaagagagaaagagagagagagggcaaacTGACGGAAGAATAGAGATACCCAAAGGTGGCCTGCAAGAAACGGTCGCGCGCGAAGGAATATGGAAGAGTTGGATAACCGCGGAGTcgcggtcatcgtcgtcgtcgtcgtcgaggaccGGAAGTGCCCAGTTTACCGATGATTGCGCATCGGCACAGCATGGTATAACGGCACCAGCGATCGCGGCCATCAGTGCTCAGACGGCTCGTACGAAGCGACTGGAGCAAGACCAGCTGGGTCTATTCGCCGTAAGGTGCTGCTTCTTGTGAACTCTGCTCTAGGTTTGGTAGAGAACCAGAAGGAATTCAAACAGATATGGCAGCACATATTTCAAAGTGCAACGCAGTCGTCTTGCCCTACGATGGCGAAGGTAAATTGTCGAAATATGTGCAGATTTGCACAAtagaacattttaaaaattcagACAACCGAACAGGATCGTATAGAAAGTGATTGACGATCCTAAACAGTATACAATTCCCTCAAGAAAATTCCAGGATGCAATGAAAATGTTGTATATCAATAGCAGAACATTAGCTGAAGTAGCTGCCATCTGAAAACATCATTTAGGTAACGATGATCCTTACTCCTCTTGACCCGTATTCTCAGGGCACTC
This sequence is a window from Anopheles darlingi chromosome 3, idAnoDarlMG_H_01, whole genome shotgun sequence. Protein-coding genes within it:
- the LOC125955823 gene encoding RNA 3'-terminal phosphate cyclase, coding for MNKNSLFDIDGSVLEGGGQILRMALCFSALTRTPVRIRQIRQGRKKPGLAAQHLAGVELLRDMCQGRVNGASLGSTEIEFYPNHIGQGRFCGHVQTAGSISLLLQAALPIAIFAPGPITLDLRGGTNADMAPQVDFLSEIFRPNLERFGASFDFDLLRRGYFPKGGGHCSVAVKPVHSLRPVQLTDAGRVQSFFGWSYVAGSLPIKIAHEMSSGARSILQQIGPGKIDIQVYKESPDVAPEGNCSGIILGCETNTGAILGGSALGGRGKQNGQCGAEAAQEIQSAIQAGACVDRHVQDMVIILMALADGRSRIRTEPLTMHTKTAIYISELMTKAKFNIIENNGQNVVIECDGIGLLNPFQ